The Apis mellifera strain DH4 linkage group LG3, Amel_HAv3.1, whole genome shotgun sequence genome includes the window cattaaaaGGAAAGTGAATTAGAGGGAAAAGCAAAGAAGAAGTGTATTtcttaaagtatattataacgtTTCGCGGACAATTGACTAGATCAGAAATACAGAGCAATACATTCTGATACTTGTTGTGCATATACATAGAACTACATTACAAttagtatataatacaatttaatacattttacatattgtttatataaattaaatacaatcgtTCTTGTAAAATTCTTGCACGTATCtaagcaaaaaaagaaaaaaaaaaaatcatgaatttttatatattataaacagtatactgaatttatatgttttattttcttctctttctcttcaatgcttttataaaattaaaatttatggcGAAGATGTTAGCATTAGATCGCCTATAAATTGGCAGTCGTacgatttattatacaatatgtaCGTCGCAATATGTCAAGTCCacgcataaaaaataataaaacatatcttAAATATACAGGATACTTATTTGGAGttagtaaaaatatagtaGTAAATCGAATCGACAGCTCGCAATGTTATATGTACTTACATGGATCACAGCATTGCGTGGGCCAAATGAGCGAGCAGCAGAATAACATCTAAAAAAATCCACACGGTACAAAACGAGAGTAAAAGAAATGACAATCGATCGCTATCCACgagatcaataaaaaaagttcCAGGTACGCGGCAAATCTATCTTTAAGTACAGATTATGAAAATCatcaattaaagaatatactaTTTTCTGATCATTTTTGCCGCTTATCGTCACACCTGTTATCGCTCAGtcgtatgatattttattactgtACAAAATACTTGCTTTTGTTCTTAATTCGCTTAACAATATGTTAGCGAACTTTCGAACAATTTCAGTCAATAATAATGGAAGCAAACTACGTCCAAATTGGACGATTATTCGACGATTAACTGCTTTGGcagattttattgttttctttgAGCTATAGATTCATTTCAAATAGTAAGATCTTCCCATTCTTCAACTTGTCGAGgcgttaattcaattttaattcgggTCAAAGTATTGAGTAAATCGTGCATCCTTGCTGTTAACGGGTTGGCTTGAAGATCAATAAATTCTAACGCAGGAGCATGCCTGAGTCTTTCGATATCtatgtctaaaaaaaaatggaaagtatcgaaattataatatttatggattattttttatttcttatataatataaaaaattaagatttaccAATGATGGAATTGTTGTTGGCAAGGAGCCGCTTAAGTTGCGGTATCCGACATGTAACGGGTGGCAAAGCAATAAAAGTATTATGTGAAATGTCCAACCTTTCTAATGCTTGTAATTCAGCAAGTTCCTCTGGTAGTTTGCTCATTTGATTATGACTCAGGTTCAAGTCTAGAAACGATTACGTGTTTGAATTTGTTTGAATTACAGTGATACCTTTcagctaataaataaaaaaaaaaaaaataaaataaaattttttcaaataattgaaaataagattataataaaaatgattaacaaaataattcaataataatttgatattattattattaattaacttacCAGTgatcaatgaaaatttgattgcAAATTTTGGtggaatttttgttattacattTCCAGATAGATtacatctttttaattctgtaTGTCTCATTAAATGATAAACTGCATCAGGTACTTGCATCAACTGGCATTCTGATAgatctgaaaaaataaaatattataacattaataagtattatataataattttgtttaagacatgaaaaaaaatttattcaaaatttatttgtagtaAGTTAATTGAcatgttatatatacatttcaaaaatatatataatttttataaataatatactattagatacatatatttttaatcacataAAACATAGTGATATGTTCAATTTTCACAATTGGAGCACATTGTATTCATCCGTATTGTGATCTTGACAGATCAGCTGTCGAACTGGGTCAGTGTATCAATATTTCATGATAGAATTTTGttcacttttcaaatattaccaTTG containing:
- the LOC551458 gene encoding leucine-rich repeat-containing protein 20 isoform X1, with the translated sequence MANAVTRVVLRCEDAQETNNLDLSECQLMQVPDAVYHLMRHTELKRCNLSGNVITKIPPKFAIKFSLITDLNLSHNQMSKLPEELAELQALERLDISHNTFIALPPVTCRIPQLKRLLANNNSIIDIDIERLRHAPALEFIDLQANPLTARMHDLLNTLTRIKIELTPRQVEEWEDLTI
- the LOC551458 gene encoding leucine-rich repeat-containing protein 20 isoform X2, which produces MRPPAYNGDDMEEISQEQGERNVAMAVCVQLAGRAIIRVVSRCEEAQDNCNLDLSECQLMQVPDAVYHLMRHTELKRCNLSGNVITKIPPKFAIKFSLITDLNLSHNQMSKLPEELAELQALERLDISHNTFIALPPVTCRIPQLKRLLANNNSIIDIDIERLRHAPALEFIDLQANPLTARMHDLLNTLTRIKIELTPRQVEEWEDLTI